One genomic window of Branchiostoma floridae strain S238N-H82 chromosome 4, Bfl_VNyyK, whole genome shotgun sequence includes the following:
- the LOC118415047 gene encoding uncharacterized protein LOC118415047, whose amino-acid sequence MAMRLSQHVPEEIIPTSLAVSTLTGPQPSGSTTSFILTEKKRKCETFDLTPQQCEDLLKHYLGTNSKFTSLHRSLQRERNRSGSQLPMKSWKPQRALSEEERETLEGPSSHGVKYFVGQRFADGRMTEYRCEAVEERSRQISSFVGKRLEGFGPSFGRILYFVRHRFLGVETDLAYIKWLPRAERDDDTNLFVIDSELPTPPHQPFLPLEDLSHPLVTAVEPTDGQLWILNFDNVLID is encoded by the exons ATGGCCATGCGTCTGTCCCAGCACGTGCCCGAGGAAATCATCCCCACCTCCTTGGCGGTCTCTACGCTGACGGGCCCTCAACCCTCAGGCAGCACAACATCCTTCATCCTAACAGAGAAAAAGCGGAAGTGCGAAACTTTCGACCTGACACCACAACAGTGTGAGGATCTTTTGAAGCACTACCTGGGGACCAACTCCAAGTTTACTTCGCTACACAG ATCACTACAGAGAGAACGAAACCGGTCTGGCAGTCAGCTGCCCATGAAGTCATGGAAGCCCCAAAGGGCACTGTCGGAGGAAGAACGGGAAACCTTGGAGGGGCCATCCAGTCACGGTGTAAAGTATTTCGTCGGCCAGAGATTCGCCGATGGCAGGATGACAGAGTACAG ATGCGAAGCGGTGGAGGAAAGGAGCCGGCAGATCTCGTCATTTGTGGGTAAGAGGCTAGAAGGCTTCGGGCCATCATTCGGCAGGATCCTGTACTTTGTGCGACACCGGTTCCTGGGAGTCGAGACGGACCTGGCGTACATCAAATGGCTGCCCCGGGCTGAGCGCGATGACGACACAAACCTTTTCGTGATCGACTCGGAGCTGCCAACACCGCCACATCAGCCTTTCCTGCCGCTGGAAGATCTTTCACACCCCTTAGTGACAGCCGTCGAGCCAACAGACGGGCAGCTATGGATTCTaaattttgacaatgttttgatAGACTAG